A genome region from Manis javanica isolate MJ-LG chromosome 3, MJ_LKY, whole genome shotgun sequence includes the following:
- the LOC108409404 gene encoding ceruloplasmin-like, whose translation MKIFLQLTFLVFISPPGWAKDRHYYIGIKETTWNYAPTGKNMLNGKPFSEDQEFLSWIYLQRGQNRIGSVYKKALYFQYTNDTFQTIIEKPPWLGFLGPIIKAETGDIIYVHVKNFASRIYSFHPHGLTYTKENEGALYPDNTTGWQKEDDRLQPGTQYIYKWFVEEKQGPGPNDSNCVTRIYHSHVNTPRDVASGLIGPILTCKRGTLDGDTEKYIDKSYVLMFSITDENKSWYIYDNINTYTEAGRVNSSDADFKESNLMHSINGYTYGNLPNLTMCAGDRVRWHFVGMGGLYDMHPIYLHGQTLMSRNHRKDVITIFPASLEDAFMVASGPGEWMLGCQIYESVQAFFYVRNCQKPSAPVTGMQVIQYYIAAKEISWNYAPYGIDFFTKKNLTAAGSESQEFFKQSPTRIGGIYKKIVYREYTDASFQTEKAREKHLGILGPVIKAEVGKILKITFYNNASLTLSIQPHGLRYSKSNEGSFYKTPGGSTPPPSSHVSPGTTFVYTWEVPSDVGPTATDPDCLTWLYYSSVNMARDTNSGLVGPLLVCRNGSLGEDGKQKRIDKEFYLLPTIFDENKSGLLDENIKTFTTEPENVNKEDPDFQHSNEMYSINGYMYGNLPGLDMCLGDNISWHVLSVGSYEDLHGIYFSGNTFTSLGARDDTIALFPHTSRTLFMKPDSTGSFSLVCMTTQHYQGGMKHKYRVRQCAEPGPDHTQYQEAKVIYIAAEEVAWDYTPSRKWEKELQRLLGVNKTNIYLDRTGTFLGSKYKKVIYRQYDDITFANQTKRNKDEEHLGILGPLIFLSPGEEVQIIFKNNASRPYSIHAHGVKTNYSTVAPTQPGEIQTYIWQIPERSGPASEDFECIPWFYYSTVDVVKDLNSGLVGPLIVCHKNNKASVVHRVLHFMNFDENRSWYFEENINTYSPEPDKVDRSDPEFELSNIMHAINGRMYGNNQGLTFHVGDEVNWYLIGMGSEFDLHTVHFHGHSFEFTDSGQFHSDVYDLPPGVYQTVKMYPRDVGTWLFHCHVSVHIESGMESTYTVIE comes from the exons ATGAAGATCTTTTTACAGCTGACCTTTCTGGTTTTTATTAGTCCTCCAGGTTGGGCAAAAGATAGGCACTATTACATAGGTATTAAAGAAACCACTTGGAACTATGCTCCTACTGGTAAGAATATGCTCAATGGGAAGCCTTTTTCAGAAGATCA AGAGTTTCTTTCCTGGATCTATCTACAACGAGGCCAAAATAGGATAGGATCTGTTTATAAAAAGGCTTTGTATTTTCAGTACACTAATGATACATTTCAAACAATCATTGAAAAGCCACCCTGGCTGGGATTTTTAGGTCCAATAATtaaggcagagacaggagacatCATTTATGTACATGTGAAAAATTTTGCTTCAAGAATCTATAGTTTTCATCCTCACGGACTCACCTACaccaaagaaaatgaag GTGCTCTCTATCCTGATAATACTACAGGCTGGCAAAAGGAAGATGACCGTCTGCAGCCAGGAACACAGTATATTTACAAGTGGTTTGTAGAGGAAAAGCAGGGGCCTGGCCCCAATGACAGTAACTGCGTGACAAGGATTTACCACTCCCACGTAAACACTCCAAGAGATGTGGCTTCCGGACTTATAGGACCAATTCTGACTTGTAAAAGAG gCACACTGGATGGAGACACGGAAAAATATATCGACAAATCTTATGTTCTGATGTTTTCTATAACtgatgaaaacaagagctggtatATCTATGACAATATTAATACATATACTGAAGCTGGCAGAGTTAATAGTAGTGATGCTGACTTCAAGGAGAGCAATCTTATGCACT CAATAAATGGATACACATATGGAAATCTGCCCAACCTCACCATGTGTGCAGGAGACAGGGTCAGGTGGCACTTTGTTGGCATGGGCGGTTTGTACGACATGCATCCCATCTATCTCCACGGACAAACTCTGATGTCTCGGAATCACAGGAAGGACGTCATTACCATCTTTCCTGCCTCACTGGAAGATGCCTTCATGGTGGCCAGTGGCCCTGGAGAGTGGATGCTGGGCTGTCAGATCTATG AGAGTGTGCAGGCCTTTTTCTATGTAAGGAATTGCCAGAAACCTTCAGCACCTGTTACTGGAATGCAAgttatacagtattatattgctGCAAAGGAAATTTCTTGGAACTATGCTCCATATGGTATAGATTTCTTcactaaaaaaaatttaacagcaGCTGGAAG TGAATCTCAGGAATTTTTCAAACAAAGTCCAACCAGAATTGGAGGAATTTACAAAAAAATAGTTTACCGTGAATACACAGATGCTTCCTTCCAAACAGAGAAGGCAAGAGAAAAACACCTTGGGATCCTCG GCCCTGTCATTAAGGCGGAGGTGGGAAAGATCCTCAAGATCACTTTCTATAACAATGCCTCCCTGACGCTCAGCATTCAGCCTCACGGACTACGTTACAGCAAGAGCAATGAGGGCTCCTTCTACAAAACCCCCGGAGGAA GTacccctccaccctcctctcATGTAAGTCCTGGCACAACATTTGTCTATACATGGGAAGTTCCAAGCGATGTGGGTCCTACTGCCACAGATCCTGACTGCCTGACCTGGTTATACTACTCCTCAGTAAATATGGCACGAGACACCAACAGTGGCCTCGTGGGGCCTCTCCTCGTGTGCAGAAATGGAAGTCTAGGAGAGGATGGCAAACAG aaaagaatagacaaagagtTTTATCTGCTTCCCACAAtttttgatgaaaataaaagtggTCTCTTGGatgaaaatatcaaaacatttaCCACAGAGCCTGAAAATGTGAATAAAGAGGATCCAGACTTCCAACATTCTAACGAGATGTACT CCATAAATGGATACATGTATGGAAATCTGCCTGGACTGGATATGTGCTTAGGAGACAACATTTCATGGCATGTTCTTAGTGTGGGATCATATGAAGACTTACATGGGATATATTTTTCAGGAAATACATTCACTTCCTTAGGAGCAAGAGATGACACTATAGCTCTGTTTCCCCACACCTCCCGGACACTTTTTATGAAGCCCGATTCCACAG GAAGTTTTTCTCTGGTTTGTATGACAACACAGCACTATCAAGGAGGCATGAAACATAAATACCGCGTGAGGCAGTGTGCGGAGCCGGGCCCTGATCACACACAGTACCAGGAAGCAAAAGTTATTTATATCGCAGCCGAGGAGGTTGCGTGGGATTACACACCCAGCAGGAAGTGGGAGAAAGAACTGCAACGTTTACTGGGAGTCAA caaaacaaacatcTATTTGGATAGAACTGGGACGTTTCTTGGGTCTAAATACAAGAAAGTCATATACCGTCAATACGATGATATCACATTCGCAAATCaaaccaaaagaaataaagatgaagaacATCTGGGGATACTAG GCCCTTTAATATTTCTCAGCCCTGGTGAAGAAGtccaaattatctttaaaaataatgcctCAAGACCATATTCTATCCACGCTCATGGAGTGAAAACGAATTACTCCACTGTTGCTCCGACACAGCCAG GAGAGATTCAAACATACATCTGGCAGATTCCTGAAAGATCTGGTCCTGCCTCAGAGGACTTCGAGTGCATACCTTGGTTTTACTATTCGACTGTGGATGTGGTTAAG GATCTTAACAGCGGACTGGTAGGCCCTCTGATTGTCTGTCACAAAAACAACAAAGCCAGCGTAGTTCATCGTGTTCTACACTTTATGAATTTTGATGAAAACAGATCCTGGTACTTTGAAGAAAATATCAATACCTATTCTCCAGAACCAGATAAAGTAGACAGGAGCGATCCTGAATTTGAGCTCAGCAACATAATGCACG